The Mycolicibacterium flavescens genomic interval GCGTGTACGGCCCTGCGCATCGGCATGGCGTTGAACGCTTCGAGGCCGATCCCCTGATGCATCAACACGACAGCAATGATCGACCGCGAGGGGAACGTCCCGGTTACGCCGTGTTACGGCGAGGAAAAATCAGCGCGCCCGTAAATCGGGCTCAGTGGTCCTTCTGGAACCGCTCGACCGACGCCTGGACTTCGGCCTCGGCCTCGGCGCGACCGACCCAGTCGGCGGCCTTCACATACTTGCCCGGTTCGAGATCCTTGTAGTGCACGAAGAAGTGCTTGATCGCCTCGAGCTCATAGGAAGGCACGTCGCCGAGGTCCTGGATGTGTTCCCAGCGCGGGTCGTCGGCAGGCACGCACAGGACCTTGTCGTCGCCGCCGGCCTCGTCGGTCATCCGGAACATCGCCACCGGCCGCACATCGACGATGCAGCCGGGGAACACGGATTCGGGCAGCAGCACCAGGGCGTCCAGCGGGTCGCCGTCCTCACCGAGGGTGTCCTCGAAGAATCCGTAATCGGTCGGGTAGGCCATCGACGTGTACAGGTAGCGGTCCAGCTTCACCCGGCCGCTCTCGTGGTCCACCTCGTATTTGTTGCGGGAACCCTTGGGGATCTCAATCACTACCTCGAACTGCACGGCCGCGGCTCCTTGCCCTGTGCTCTGGTCTGGGGTCGTCCGGTGATAACGCGGGTCAACCTTAATGGAGGGATACGCTGCTTGTACGGGGGCGGTCCAGGTTGAGCAGGAGGGTTATGCGGCCCAGTCAGTGGCGGCGATCCACGCACGTGGCGGTTTCGGTGGCGGTGTTGCTGCTGGTTGCCGTGGTCGTGGCGGTGGCCGCGATGCTCACCACAGGTCGGTCGACCGAAGCCTCGGCGGGGAAGCCGACGCCGCCGGCCGCGACCGCGAACCCCGGTGTCGTGCCGGTCGCCGACTCGGCGCCCAAGCCTGTCCCGGACCGGCTGGCCGCCAAGCTCGCGCCCGTACTGGCCGACCCGAACCTCGGCGACCTCACCGGCCGGATCACCGACGCGCTGACCGGGGCCGAGTTGTGGGCGCAACGCGCCGACGTGCCGATGCAGCCGGCGTCGACCAACAAGTCGCTGACGGCCGCGGCCGCGCTGCTGACGCTGGACCGCGACGCGCGGTTGACCACCCGCGTGCTGCGCGGCAGCCAGCCCGGGGTGGTGGTGCTCAAAGGTGGCGGAGATCCGACGCTGTCGGCGGCACCGCCCGGTGAGGACACCTGGTACCGCGACGCGGCACGCATCAGCGACCTGGCCGAGCGGGTCCGCGGCAGCGGTATGGAGGTCACCCGGGTGGCGGTCGACGTCAGCACCTACAGCGGACCGACGCTGGCGCCGGGCTGGGATCCGCTCGACATCGACTACGGCGACATCGCGCCGATGGAGTCGGTGATGCTCGACGGCGGCCGCACCCAGCCGGTGAGCTACGACTCGGTGCGTTCGCACACGCCGGCGCTGGATGCCGGGCGAGCGCTGGCGGTGGCGTTGAAGGTCGACCCGGCGACGGTGACCGTGCTGCCGGGCGCGGCCAGCGGTGAGGAGATCGCCGCTGTCGAGTCACCGCCGTTGATCTCGCGGCTACGCGACATGATGTACGCCTCAGACAACGTGATGGCCGAGGCGATCGGCCGTGAGGTCGCCGCGCAGGCGAGCAGGCCGCAGAGTTTCGACGGCGCGACGCGCGCGACGCTGAGCGCGCTCGCCGACGCCGGCATCGACACGGCCGGGGCGCGGCTGCTCGACTCCAGCGGGCTGTCGGTCGACGACCGGCTCACCGCGAAGACGCTCGACGAGGTGGCCCAAGCCGCGGCCGGTGACGAGCATCCGGCGTTGCGACCGCTGGTCGACCTGCTGCCGGTGGCCGGCGGCAGCGGCACCCTGTCCAACCGTTATCTCGAGGGGGCGCACAAGGATTCGGCCGGCTTTCTGCGGGCCAAGACCGGCTCGCTGACCGGCACCAATTCGCTGTCGGGCATCGTCACTGACGAGGACGGACGGGTGCTCACGTTCGCGCTGATCTCCAACAACGCAGGCCCGACTGGACGCATCGCGCTCGACAACGTGGCCGCCACACTGCGAGCCTGCGGGTGCAGCGCGTGAGCCCCTCGACCAAATCCTCGCTGTCGGTCGGTCGCGCCGTCGACTGGGACTTCGCCGCCGCCGTGGGGGAGAAGCTCGCCCGGCCCGGCCCGGCGTCGACCGACTACACGCGCAAGCAGGTGATCGAGCAGTTGGCCGAGGCGTCGCGCTCCGCCGAACTGCCGGTGCGCGAGGTCACCGGTATGACCGAAGGCGGTGAGATCCCCGAGGCCCGAATCGTGGACCGCCCGCAGTGGATTCGCGCGGCCACCAGGTCCATGCGCGTGATGACGGGCGGATCGGACAAGCCGGCCGGTGCCATCAGCGGGCGCATCACGGGTGCGCAGACCGGAGCGGTGCTGGCGTTCATCTCCTCGGGCATCCTCGGCCAGTACGACCCGTTCGGCCCCGGCGGTGGCGAACTGCTGCTGATCTACCCGAACGTGATCGCCGTTGAGCGCCAGTTGCAGGTGCAGCCCTACGACTTCCGGCTGTGGGTCTGCCTGCACGAGGTCACCCACCGGGTGCAGTTCCGCGCCAACCCGTGGCTTGCCGAACACATGTCCGGTGCACTCGCCGTGCTCACCGAAGAAAGCTCCGACGACATCGCCGAGATGGTCTCCAGGCTCGCCTCGTTCGTGCGCAGCCGCCGCGACGAGACGAACGGCGGTGTGGCAGATGTCAATTCGAATGGGATGATCGGGCTGTTGCGGGCAGTGCAGTCCGAACCTCAGCGTGAGGCCCTCGACAAACTGCTCGTGCTCGGCACGCTGCTGGAAGGCCACGCGGACCACGTGATGGACGCCGTCGGTCCCGCTGTGGTGCCGTCGGTCGCCACGATCCGCAAGCGGTTCGACGAGCGTCGTCAGCGCAAACAGTCGCCGCTGCAGCGGGTGGTGCGGATGCTACTGGGCATCGACGCCAAGCTCAGCCAGTACACCCGCGGCAAGGCGTTCGTCGACCACGTGGTGTCCGCTGTCGGCATGGACCGGTTCAACGCCGTGTGGACGGGACCCGAAACACTGCCTCTGCCAGCCGAAATCGACGAGCCTCAAC includes:
- the ppa gene encoding inorganic pyrophosphatase, coding for MQFEVVIEIPKGSRNKYEVDHESGRVKLDRYLYTSMAYPTDYGFFEDTLGEDGDPLDALVLLPESVFPGCIVDVRPVAMFRMTDEAGGDDKVLCVPADDPRWEHIQDLGDVPSYELEAIKHFFVHYKDLEPGKYVKAADWVGRAEAEAEVQASVERFQKDH
- the dac gene encoding D-alanyl-D-alanine carboxypeptidase (penicillin-binding protein 4): MRPSQWRRSTHVAVSVAVLLLVAVVVAVAAMLTTGRSTEASAGKPTPPAATANPGVVPVADSAPKPVPDRLAAKLAPVLADPNLGDLTGRITDALTGAELWAQRADVPMQPASTNKSLTAAAALLTLDRDARLTTRVLRGSQPGVVVLKGGGDPTLSAAPPGEDTWYRDAARISDLAERVRGSGMEVTRVAVDVSTYSGPTLAPGWDPLDIDYGDIAPMESVMLDGGRTQPVSYDSVRSHTPALDAGRALAVALKVDPATVTVLPGAASGEEIAAVESPPLISRLRDMMYASDNVMAEAIGREVAAQASRPQSFDGATRATLSALADAGIDTAGARLLDSSGLSVDDRLTAKTLDEVAQAAAGDEHPALRPLVDLLPVAGGSGTLSNRYLEGAHKDSAGFLRAKTGSLTGTNSLSGIVTDEDGRVLTFALISNNAGPTGRIALDNVAATLRACGCSA